Proteins co-encoded in one Kribbella qitaiheensis genomic window:
- a CDS encoding M16 family metallopeptidase, translating to MTRAITSTLLSSEAGGPVKRTVLPSGLRVLSQSEPGFRSVTFGLWVGVGSRDEPIQLSGATHFLEHLLFKGTERRDALEISSEIDAVGGEMNAFTGKEYTCYYARVLDSDLPLAVDVICDMITSATLTAPDVESERDVIDEEIAMHADETSDHIHDLFAEQLWGSSPLGRSITGTPESVAKLTRRQVAGWYKRRYRPENIVVSVAGNVEHSDVVKLVRKAFERHWATGEAEPTPVRRGSARRVPTYGGVRVHHRDVEQAHMVLGMPGLVRNDERRFVAGVLHGIVGGGMSSRLFQEVREKRGLAYSVFTFGSAYADAGMVGVYAGCLPKKAPEVLEVIQAELATISKGGITADELLRGKGQMRGSVVMGLEDTGAKMTRIAKAELVYGDLPTVDEILARIDAVTLDEVGELAAELYAGEPALTVMGPFEENTTAFTL from the coding sequence GTGACACGTGCCATCACCAGCACGCTGCTGAGCTCGGAGGCAGGCGGTCCGGTCAAACGGACCGTCCTGCCCTCCGGGCTCCGCGTGCTTTCCCAGTCCGAACCGGGCTTCCGCTCGGTCACCTTCGGCCTCTGGGTCGGTGTCGGCTCCCGGGACGAACCGATCCAGCTCTCCGGTGCGACGCACTTCCTCGAACACCTGCTGTTCAAGGGCACCGAACGCCGGGACGCGCTGGAGATCTCTTCGGAGATCGACGCCGTCGGCGGCGAGATGAACGCGTTCACCGGCAAGGAGTACACCTGCTACTACGCGCGGGTGCTCGACTCCGACCTGCCGCTCGCGGTCGACGTCATCTGCGACATGATCACCTCCGCCACGCTCACGGCCCCGGATGTCGAGAGTGAGCGGGACGTGATCGACGAAGAGATCGCGATGCACGCCGACGAGACGTCGGACCACATCCACGACCTCTTCGCCGAACAGCTCTGGGGCTCGTCGCCGCTCGGCCGCTCGATCACCGGTACGCCGGAGTCGGTGGCCAAATTGACCCGCCGTCAGGTGGCCGGTTGGTACAAGCGTCGCTATCGCCCGGAGAACATCGTCGTCTCCGTCGCCGGCAACGTCGAGCACTCCGATGTCGTCAAGCTGGTCCGGAAGGCCTTCGAGCGGCACTGGGCCACCGGCGAAGCAGAGCCGACGCCGGTACGCCGGGGGTCGGCGCGCCGCGTCCCGACGTACGGCGGAGTGCGGGTTCACCACCGCGACGTCGAGCAGGCGCACATGGTGCTCGGCATGCCGGGTCTGGTGCGCAACGACGAGCGGCGATTCGTCGCCGGCGTACTGCACGGGATCGTCGGCGGCGGCATGTCGTCCCGGCTGTTCCAGGAGGTCCGGGAGAAGCGCGGGCTCGCGTACTCGGTCTTCACCTTCGGTTCGGCGTACGCGGATGCCGGCATGGTCGGCGTGTACGCGGGCTGTCTGCCGAAGAAGGCCCCCGAAGTACTCGAGGTGATCCAGGCCGAGCTGGCCACGATCTCCAAGGGCGGCATCACCGCCGACGAGCTGCTCCGCGGCAAGGGGCAGATGCGTGGGTCCGTCGTGATGGGCCTGGAGGACACCGGCGCCAAGATGACCCGGATCGCCAAGGCCGAGCTCGTGTACGGCGATCTGCCGACCGTGGACGAGATCCTGGCCCGGATCGACGCCGTCACGCTCGACGAAGTCGGTGAACTGGCCGCCGAGCTCTACGCCGGCGAACCGGCGCTGACCGTGATGGGCCCCTTCGAGGAGAACACCACGGCCTTCACGCTGTAA
- a CDS encoding peptide ABC transporter substrate-binding protein, with amino-acid sequence MRRVTGVVGVALGLALVLSSCGDGKSSGDGAGGGTKSEVIAIAADPLDYINPLNENGSPGIQVAQAVFAPLVATDPNTGKTVNVMAESVTPDKTSQTWTIKLKSGNTFQNGQALTAKDYVDSWNLTAQGSTAWKNNGFFSKVEGYDAMNPETPDGATPKPTSVKTLTGLKQIDDLTFSVKLKVPFSQFGLTLQYLGLAPLPEEVRKSPDTYKRKPIGNGAYKLDATWNPGDDIKLAKWDGYKGPNAPEADAITFRFIPNADTAYNEFLAGNVDFVDVPPTKIKTFKTDAPDGWVTATSSGANYLTMPAWDPRYKNPKLRHAFSMAIDRKAFADLVGLSTPSNGLISPDMDGYRADACKFCNFDPTAAKQLLADAGGFSGAVNINYNTTSATGQIFAEAIGNMIRQNLGLEVKYTGKQGSEITQLADTRKLDGLRFSGWGHDYPSIEDYLTPMFKSNGDANFSGYNNPALDKVLAQGDAEPNPEKAIALYQQAEDIALEDMPLIPLYAKQNAYLHSAKIMPRVSKFTGVQALYSTFK; translated from the coding sequence GTGCGACGTGTCACTGGTGTAGTGGGGGTGGCGCTCGGGCTTGCCCTGGTGCTCAGCTCCTGTGGAGACGGTAAGAGCTCCGGCGACGGTGCCGGTGGCGGCACCAAGAGCGAGGTCATCGCGATCGCCGCTGACCCGCTGGACTACATCAACCCGCTGAACGAGAACGGCAGCCCAGGGATCCAGGTCGCGCAGGCGGTGTTCGCGCCGCTGGTCGCCACCGACCCGAACACCGGCAAGACGGTCAACGTGATGGCCGAATCGGTCACCCCGGACAAGACCAGCCAGACCTGGACGATCAAGCTCAAGTCCGGCAACACCTTCCAGAACGGTCAGGCGCTGACGGCGAAGGACTACGTCGACAGCTGGAACCTGACCGCCCAGGGCTCGACCGCGTGGAAGAACAACGGCTTCTTCTCCAAGGTCGAGGGCTACGACGCGATGAACCCGGAGACGCCGGACGGCGCCACCCCGAAGCCGACCTCGGTGAAGACGCTGACCGGCCTGAAGCAGATCGACGACCTGACCTTCTCGGTGAAGCTCAAGGTGCCGTTCTCCCAGTTCGGCCTGACCCTGCAGTACCTCGGCCTGGCCCCGCTGCCGGAGGAGGTCCGGAAGAGCCCGGACACCTACAAGCGCAAGCCGATCGGCAACGGCGCCTACAAGCTGGATGCCACCTGGAACCCCGGTGACGACATCAAGCTGGCCAAGTGGGACGGCTACAAGGGCCCGAACGCGCCCGAGGCGGACGCGATCACGTTCCGGTTCATCCCGAACGCCGACACGGCGTACAACGAGTTCCTGGCCGGCAACGTGGACTTCGTCGACGTACCGCCGACCAAGATCAAGACCTTCAAGACCGACGCTCCCGACGGCTGGGTGACCGCGACGAGTTCGGGCGCCAACTACCTGACGATGCCGGCCTGGGATCCCCGCTACAAGAACCCCAAGCTGCGGCACGCGTTCTCGATGGCGATCGACCGGAAGGCCTTCGCCGACCTGGTCGGCCTGTCCACCCCGTCCAACGGGCTGATCTCGCCGGACATGGACGGCTACCGCGCCGACGCCTGCAAGTTCTGCAACTTCGACCCGACCGCGGCCAAGCAGTTGCTTGCTGACGCCGGCGGCTTTTCCGGAGCGGTGAACATCAACTACAACACCACCTCCGCGACCGGCCAGATCTTCGCCGAAGCGATCGGCAACATGATCCGGCAGAACCTCGGCCTCGAGGTGAAGTACACCGGTAAGCAGGGCTCCGAGATCACCCAGCTGGCCGACACCCGCAAGCTGGACGGCCTGCGGTTCAGCGGCTGGGGCCACGACTACCCGTCGATCGAGGACTACCTGACGCCGATGTTCAAGTCCAACGGTGACGCGAACTTCTCCGGCTACAACAACCCGGCCCTGGACAAGGTGCTGGCTCAGGGCGACGCCGAACCGAACCCGGAGAAGGCGATCGCGCTCTACCAGCAGGCCGAGGACATCGCGCTCGAAGACATGCCGCTGATCCCGCTGTACGCCAAGCAGAACGCGTACCTGCACTCGGCGAAGATCATGCCGCGGGTCTCCAAGTTCACCGGTGTCCAGGCGCTCTACTCCACGTTCAAGTGA